A single region of the Demequina sp. genome encodes:
- a CDS encoding inositol monophosphatase, with product MPLVTQALSDAVLAAMREATDAEVMPRWRSLSSDDVRTKAGPWDLVTDADVLAERRLTASLASLLDIPVVGEEATAASPELLELVSATEACWVVDPVDGTRNFVHGQEDFACMVALIEGGRTQGAWITYPAVDREMHGALGIGTFIDGARVAAPEPPEPSALRGALGARAFVRDVEGVYAAAATLGPVRDIRFCAGWDYLDVVEGLKDYVLFTRTLPWDHAPGSLLVREAGLDSRRPNGDEYLPGDGKPGLLTAHPSVWERISQAVLPAL from the coding sequence ATGCCCCTGGTCACCCAAGCACTGTCCGACGCTGTGCTCGCCGCCATGCGAGAGGCCACCGATGCGGAGGTCATGCCACGCTGGCGATCTCTCTCGTCCGATGATGTGCGGACCAAGGCCGGGCCCTGGGACTTGGTGACCGACGCTGACGTGCTGGCCGAGCGCAGGCTCACCGCATCGCTCGCTTCGCTGCTGGACATCCCGGTGGTTGGGGAGGAGGCGACGGCGGCTTCGCCGGAGCTGCTCGAGCTGGTCTCGGCAACCGAGGCCTGCTGGGTCGTGGACCCCGTTGACGGCACGCGCAACTTCGTCCACGGGCAGGAGGACTTCGCGTGCATGGTCGCGCTGATCGAGGGCGGCCGCACGCAGGGCGCATGGATCACCTACCCGGCCGTGGACCGCGAGATGCATGGGGCGCTTGGAATTGGGACTTTCATCGACGGCGCGCGAGTCGCCGCGCCCGAGCCGCCCGAGCCGTCGGCACTGCGCGGTGCGCTGGGAGCGCGGGCGTTCGTGCGCGACGTCGAGGGCGTGTACGCGGCGGCCGCGACGCTTGGCCCCGTCCGCGACATCCGCTTCTGCGCGGGCTGGGACTACCTGGACGTCGTCGAGGGGCTCAAGGACTACGTGCTGTTCACGCGAACGCTGCCGTGGGACCACGCGCCCGGTTCACTGCTGGTGCGCGAGGCCGGCCTCGACTCGCGGCGCCCCAACGGCGACGAGTACCTTCCCGGCGACGGCAAGCCCGGGCTGCTGACGGCGCACCCGAGCGTGTGGGAGCGGATCTCGCAGGCGGTGCTGCCCGCGCTCTGA
- a CDS encoding Gfo/Idh/MocA family oxidoreductase, whose product MTAVDVRPTGHRLADPMDAPSLRWGVIGAGWIADVFARSLLGHTRSTVQAVASRDAHRGRVYASRFDVPTVRFGEGAYERVCEDPLVQAVYIATPHALHAEHALMAIAAGKHVLVEKAFTSNLREALTVVDAARDAGVFLMEAMWTRFLPHMVEARRLVAEGLLGDIVHVSADFGGSPAYDPTSRNFAPELAGGALLDLGVYPVNLIHDFLGAPTSMRALGALAPTGVDLRETIVLNYPERRAMGTALSSFAADTARLATISGTDGRIDFGHDYFGPAGFTLTRAGRRELVFSQATELGWQFQVAEVARGVRSGATESQVMPHSATLEVMAVLDEARAQLGVVYPGE is encoded by the coding sequence GTGACAGCAGTTGACGTGCGGCCAACGGGGCATCGCCTCGCGGACCCGATGGACGCGCCCTCGCTGCGCTGGGGAGTGATCGGCGCGGGCTGGATCGCGGACGTGTTCGCGCGATCTTTGCTTGGGCACACGCGGTCAACGGTGCAGGCGGTCGCGTCGAGGGACGCGCATCGCGGGCGCGTGTACGCGTCGCGGTTCGACGTCCCCACGGTGCGCTTTGGCGAGGGCGCCTACGAGAGGGTGTGCGAGGACCCGCTGGTGCAGGCGGTGTACATCGCCACGCCCCACGCTTTGCACGCGGAACACGCGCTCATGGCCATCGCCGCTGGCAAACACGTGCTGGTGGAGAAGGCGTTCACGAGCAACCTGCGGGAGGCGCTGACCGTGGTAGACGCGGCTCGCGATGCGGGCGTCTTCCTCATGGAGGCGATGTGGACGCGATTCCTGCCGCACATGGTGGAGGCGCGGCGGCTCGTGGCCGAGGGACTCCTCGGCGACATCGTGCACGTGAGCGCTGACTTCGGCGGTTCTCCCGCGTATGACCCGACGTCCCGGAACTTCGCGCCCGAGCTCGCCGGGGGAGCGCTCCTCGACCTTGGCGTGTACCCGGTGAACCTCATCCACGACTTCCTCGGGGCGCCCACGTCCATGCGCGCCCTCGGCGCGCTCGCGCCCACCGGCGTGGATCTGAGGGAGACGATCGTGCTCAACTATCCCGAGCGTCGGGCAATGGGAACGGCGCTGTCATCCTTTGCCGCCGACACGGCGCGGCTCGCGACGATCTCGGGCACGGACGGGCGCATCGACTTTGGCCACGACTACTTTGGGCCGGCCGGGTTCACGCTGACGCGCGCAGGGCGGCGCGAACTCGTGTTCTCGCAGGCCACGGAGTTGGGGTGGCAGTTCCAGGTGGCCGAGGTCGCTCGCGGCGTGCGGTCCGGGGCGACCGAGTCCCAGGTGATGCCGCACTCCGCGACGCTCGAGGTGATGGCGGTGCTGGACGAGGCGCGGGCGCAGCTCGGAGTGGTGTACCCGGGGGAGTAG
- a CDS encoding sigma-70 family RNA polymerase sigma factor — MISQPDVIAQLYRHSLPRLGAYAFLLTGSHAEAEELVQAAIVKVCARPRRLTNLPQAEAYVRAAIRTIHIDGLRKQARWHRAAPSLPRPDAVAGPADEVAEADAVATALGALAPRVRAVIAMYYWEDLPVATIADAMRIAEGTVKGYLQDGRRALAPLLGEDDEGERSAVTEVVT, encoded by the coding sequence GTGATATCGCAGCCGGACGTTATCGCCCAGCTGTATCGGCATTCCCTGCCGCGCCTCGGCGCGTACGCGTTCCTCCTCACGGGCAGTCACGCGGAGGCGGAGGAACTGGTGCAGGCAGCGATCGTCAAGGTGTGCGCTCGGCCGCGCCGCCTCACCAACCTCCCCCAAGCGGAGGCGTACGTCCGCGCGGCCATCCGCACCATCCACATCGACGGCCTCAGAAAGCAGGCACGTTGGCACCGCGCGGCGCCCAGTCTGCCGCGGCCCGACGCTGTTGCCGGCCCCGCAGACGAGGTCGCCGAAGCGGACGCCGTGGCCACGGCGCTGGGCGCCCTCGCCCCGCGCGTGCGCGCGGTCATCGCGATGTACTACTGGGAGGACCTCCCAGTCGCGACCATCGCGGACGCGATGCGCATCGCCGAGGGCACGGTCAAGGGCTACCTGCAAGATGGGCGCCGGGCGCTCGCCCCGCTGCTCGGCGAGGACGACGAGGGCGAGCGCAGCGCCGTCACGGAGGTCGTGACATGA
- a CDS encoding methyltransferase, with amino-acid sequence MATAGLSPQDQARALVDLRPYETEDHRWWIASDLGEAVTGEGLMDDHVLGVGGASLTLASVAMRTPVSRALDLGTGSGIQALHASTHAARVTATDTSARALEFARFNAALAGVDLDLRHGSLLEPVAGERFDLIVSNPPFVITPPGAPSFEYRDGGLPGDSLMGTLVRSLGGALTPGGVAQLLGNWEIRGDWRERWEAWLDGTGLDAWVVQRDVLDAAQYAETWLRDAGVVPERGRAAFDDAYEAYLADFDRRGVREIGFGMVLLRRPGGAGSTLHRLESLEGPVSAPLGPTLAATLTAHDRLERLGDDALRDERLTVAGDVTREVYGRPLLADPEHILIRQGGGFGRAVRADTALAGFVSACDGELTVGQILGALEALGVDHAQDLIPAIRELVETGFLA; translated from the coding sequence GTGGCCACCGCGGGGCTGAGCCCGCAAGACCAAGCAAGAGCGCTCGTTGACCTGCGCCCCTACGAGACGGAGGACCATCGCTGGTGGATCGCGAGCGACCTGGGCGAGGCGGTGACCGGCGAGGGGCTCATGGATGACCACGTGCTCGGTGTTGGGGGTGCGAGCCTCACCCTGGCCTCGGTCGCGATGCGCACCCCGGTGTCACGCGCGCTCGACCTCGGCACGGGCAGCGGCATCCAGGCGCTGCACGCGTCCACCCACGCGGCGCGCGTGACCGCCACCGATACCTCGGCCCGCGCCCTCGAGTTCGCGCGCTTCAACGCCGCCCTCGCTGGCGTGGACCTGGACCTGCGCCACGGATCCCTGCTGGAGCCGGTCGCGGGGGAGCGGTTTGACCTCATCGTCTCCAACCCGCCGTTCGTGATCACACCCCCGGGCGCGCCCAGCTTCGAGTATCGCGACGGCGGTCTGCCAGGGGATTCGCTCATGGGGACGCTCGTCCGCTCGCTCGGGGGCGCGCTCACGCCCGGCGGCGTGGCGCAGCTGCTGGGCAACTGGGAGATCCGCGGCGACTGGCGCGAGCGCTGGGAGGCGTGGCTGGACGGCACCGGCCTCGACGCGTGGGTGGTGCAGCGGGACGTGCTCGACGCCGCCCAATACGCGGAGACCTGGCTGCGCGACGCGGGCGTGGTCCCCGAGCGCGGCCGCGCCGCCTTCGACGACGCCTACGAGGCCTACCTCGCGGATTTCGATCGTCGCGGGGTGCGGGAGATCGGCTTTGGGATGGTGCTGCTTCGCCGCCCGGGCGGGGCCGGCTCGACGCTGCATCGCCTTGAGTCGCTGGAGGGCCCAGTCTCGGCTCCCCTTGGGCCCACGCTGGCCGCGACGCTCACGGCGCACGATCGCCTCGAGCGGCTGGGCGACGACGCGCTGCGAGACGAGCGCCTCACCGTAGCCGGCGACGTGACGCGAGAGGTCTACGGCCGGCCCCTCCTCGCCGATCCCGAGCACATCCTCATCCGCCAGGGCGGCGGCTTTGGGCGCGCGGTGCGCGCCGACACCGCCCTCGCTGGCTTCGTGAGCGCGTGTGATGGTGAACTGACGGTGGGCCAGATCCTCGGCGCCCTCGAGGCGCTGGGCGTGGATCACGCCCAGGACCTGATCCCGGCCATCCGCGAACTGGTGGAGACGGGTTTTCTGGCCTGA
- a CDS encoding sigma-70 family RNA polymerase sigma factor — MADLDEVLAGLTRTAGARLAAYGFILTGSQSDAEELVQEAIVKTFVRRPRLSDPAAAEQYVRLAMKTLVIDRSRKARRWREKAPTLAQVPAPVEHVTAISQRVAVEKALLSLTPQQRIAVALRYWDDMTVPEVAAAMHLNQGTVKRYLFDAAAVLRPLLGDHVEPADDDAIRIVNGGKGRRR, encoded by the coding sequence ATGGCCGACTTGGACGAGGTGCTCGCGGGGCTCACCCGCACCGCGGGCGCGCGCCTCGCCGCGTACGGCTTCATCCTCACCGGCTCCCAAAGCGACGCGGAGGAGCTGGTGCAGGAGGCGATCGTCAAGACGTTCGTCCGCCGCCCTCGCCTGAGCGATCCCGCCGCCGCCGAGCAGTACGTGCGTCTGGCGATGAAGACCCTGGTAATCGACCGTTCCCGCAAGGCCCGACGCTGGCGAGAGAAGGCGCCGACCCTCGCCCAGGTGCCCGCTCCCGTTGAGCACGTGACCGCGATCTCGCAGCGCGTTGCCGTGGAGAAGGCGCTCCTGTCGCTGACCCCCCAGCAGCGGATCGCGGTGGCGCTGCGCTACTGGGACGACATGACGGTGCCGGAGGTCGCGGCCGCGATGCACCTCAACCAAGGCACGGTGAAGCGCTACCTCTTCGACGCGGCCGCCGTGCTGCGACCGTTGCTTGGCGATCACGTGGAGCCCGCCGATGACGACGCGATCCGCATCGTCAACGGCGGCAAGGGGAGGCGGCGATGA